The Chelonia mydas isolate rCheMyd1 chromosome 3, rCheMyd1.pri.v2, whole genome shotgun sequence genome includes a region encoding these proteins:
- the KCNS3 gene encoding potassium voltage-gated channel subfamily S member 3 gives MVYGEFFHRPGKDEELIHLNVGGFKQSVDQSTLLRFPQTRLGKLLKCHSEEAILELCDDYSVADKEYYFDRNPSFFRYVLNFYYTGKLHVMEELCVFSFCQEIEYWGINELFIDSCCSNRYQERKEEGQDKDWDQKSNDRSIDSSSEESSIFEKELEKFDKLWLGEIRKKVWIRMENPGYCLSAKLIAISSLSVVLASIVAMCIHSMPEFQRWDDNDREIEDPVLEAVEIACIVWFTVELAIRLAAAPSLKKFWKNPLNIIDFVSIIPFYATLAVDTKDEESEDIENMGKVVQILRLMRIFRILKLARHSVGLRSLGATLRHSYQEVGLLLLFLSVGISIFSVLVYSVEKDDDESELHSIPVCWWWATISMTTVGYGDTFPVTLLGKFIGSICILCGILVVALPITIIFNKFSKYYQKQKDIDVDRSNSDHKEKCNELPYFNIRDIYAKRMNSFISSLSSVGIIASDQDSTDASSIQDIEDVYNTTSVENGTGK, from the coding sequence ATGGTTTATGGTGAATTTTTCCATAGACCTGGGAAAGATGAGGAACTTATCCACTTGAATGTGGGTGGCTTTAAGCAATCAGTTGATCAAAGTACTTTGCTCCGATTTCCCCAGACCAGACTTGGAAAACTGCTCAAATGCCATTCTGAAGAGGCTATCCTGGAACTGTGTGATGATTACAGTGTTGCAGACAAGGAATATTACTTTGATAGGAACCCTTCTTTCTTTAGATATGTTTTGAATTTTTACTATACAGGTAAACTGCATGTCATGGAGGAACTTTGTGTCTTCTCCTTCTGCCAGGAAATAGAGTACTGGGGGATCAACGAGCTGTTCATTGATTCTTGCTGTAGCAATAGGtatcaagaaagaaaagaagaaggtcAAGATAAGGACTGGGATCAGAAAAGCAATGACAGAAGTATAGACTCTTCCAGTGAAGAATCATCCATATTTGAAAAAGAGCTGGAGAAATTTGATAAACTGTGGCTTGGTGAAATACGAAAGAAAGTATGGATCAGAATGGAAAACCCTGGGTACTGCTTATCAGCCAAGTTAATTGCAATTTCCTCCCTGAGCGTAGTGCTAGCATCAATTGTAGCCATGTGCATCCACAGCATGCCAGAGTTCCAAAGGTGGGATGACAATGACAGAGAGATTGAAGACCCTGTTTTGGAAGCCGTGGAAATAGCATGTATCGTCTGGTTCACCGTCGAATTAGCGATAAGGCTTGCCGCAGCTCCAAGTCTAAAGAAGTTCTGGAAAAACCCTCTCAACATCATAGATTTTGTCTCTATTATTCCATTTTATGCTACCTTGGCTGTGGACACAAAGGACGAAGAAAGCGAAGACATTGAGAATATGGGGAAAGTTGTTCAGATCCTACGGCTAATGAGGATATTTCGCATCCTGAAACTGGCAAGGCACTCTGTAGGACTGCGGTCTTTAGGTGCCACTTTGAGACATAGTTACCAGGAAGTTGgacttttgcttttgtttctgtcTGTCGGGATTTCTATATTCTCAGTTTTGGTCTACTCAGTGGAAAAAGATGATGATGAGTCAGAACTGCACAGCATCCCGGTCTGCTGGTGGTGGGCAACTATCAGCATGACCACTGTCGGCTATGGAGACACTTTCCCGGTCACCCTACTGGGAAAGTTCATTGGTAGCATTTGTATTCTCTGTGGAATATTAGTGGTGGCCCTTCCAATCACTATAATTTTCAACAAGTTTTCTAAATACTATCAAAAGCAAAAGGATATTGATGTAGACCGGTCCAACAGTGATCACAAAGAGAAATGTAATGAGCTACCTTATTTTAACATTAGGGATATTTATGCAAAAAGGATGAACTCCTTCATTTCTAGCCTTTCTTCAGTAGGGATTATAGCCAGCGATCAAGATTCAACAGATGCCTCCAGCATCCAAGATATTGAGGATGTTTATAACACAACATCTGTAGAGAATGGTACTGGAAAATGA